One genomic segment of Myxococcales bacterium includes these proteins:
- a CDS encoding serine/threonine protein kinase — protein MKKIGSYVLLGDIASGGMASVHLGRMSGAAGFTRTVAIKRLHPQYARDPEFVSMFLDEARLAARVRHPNVVPTLDVVAADGELFLVMEYVEGESLSRLLHRFAGKNERLPLPIVASVLAGTLHGLHAAHEAKGDYGESLDIVHRDVSPQNMMVGADGMVRVLDFGIAKAAGRFHTTREGTVKGKLPYMAPEHIRGQAVSRRTDIYAAGVVLWECLVGERLFHGDEAHILERVLLGTIPAPSSKIPGIPPALDTVVARATARAPSERYETAADMAQAIERAVRPALASEIAQWLDWVAGHSLKVRAARAAEQLQSDSDSDLKAPPVLSPLVDPVNESTTMLRTPTGWARFRGRSRLVPAAVLVALLGAGATVLAMRSAASPSAAAPAPSSDDTSRAAALAPASAVAPPPASAAPEEPRPAASSKASPVASSPPVASARPTPSPTPTPKPRPQVKRVDCTIPFTVNAQGERTYRRECLGR, from the coding sequence ATGAAGAAGATCGGCAGCTACGTGCTGCTCGGCGACATCGCGTCGGGCGGCATGGCGTCGGTGCACCTCGGTCGCATGTCGGGCGCCGCTGGGTTTACGCGCACCGTGGCCATCAAGCGGCTGCATCCGCAATACGCGCGCGATCCCGAGTTCGTGTCGATGTTCCTCGACGAAGCGAGGCTCGCGGCGCGCGTGCGCCACCCCAACGTGGTGCCCACGCTTGACGTCGTCGCCGCCGACGGCGAGCTCTTCCTCGTGATGGAGTACGTCGAAGGCGAGTCGCTCTCGCGGCTCCTCCACCGGTTCGCAGGCAAGAACGAGCGACTGCCGTTGCCGATTGTGGCGAGCGTGCTCGCCGGCACGCTGCACGGTCTCCACGCGGCGCACGAGGCGAAGGGCGACTACGGCGAGAGCCTCGACATCGTGCACCGCGACGTGTCGCCGCAGAACATGATGGTCGGCGCCGACGGCATGGTGCGCGTGCTCGACTTCGGCATCGCCAAGGCCGCGGGCCGCTTTCACACCACGCGCGAAGGCACGGTGAAGGGCAAGCTCCCGTACATGGCGCCGGAGCACATTCGCGGGCAAGCGGTGTCGCGCCGGACGGACATCTACGCGGCCGGCGTTGTCTTGTGGGAGTGCCTCGTGGGCGAGCGGCTCTTTCATGGCGACGAGGCGCACATCTTGGAGCGCGTCCTCTTGGGAACCATCCCGGCACCGAGCTCGAAGATCCCCGGCATTCCCCCGGCGCTGGATACCGTGGTGGCTCGCGCGACGGCGCGCGCGCCTTCCGAGCGCTACGAAACGGCCGCCGACATGGCGCAGGCCATCGAACGGGCGGTGAGGCCGGCGCTCGCGTCCGAGATCGCCCAGTGGCTCGATTGGGTGGCCGGCCACTCGCTGAAGGTGCGCGCGGCGCGCGCCGCAGAGCAGCTTCAGAGCGACTCCGACAGCGATCTCAAGGCGCCGCCGGTGCTGTCGCCGCTCGTCGATCCGGTCAATGAGAGCACCACGATGCTCCGCACGCCGACCGGCTGGGCGCGCTTCCGTGGCCGATCGCGGCTCGTACCGGCGGCGGTGCTCGTCGCGTTGCTCGGCGCTGGCGCCACCGTCCTCGCGATGAGGAGCGCCGCTTCGCCGTCGGCCGCGGCGCCGGCGCCTTCGAGCGACGACACGTCGCGCGCGGCCGCGCTCGCTCCCGCGAGCGCAGTGGCGCCTCCGCCGGCGTCCGCAGCTCCGGAAGAGCCTCGGCCCGCGGCCTCGTCGAAGGCGTCGCCGGTCGCGTCGTCGCCGCCCGTCGCGTCAGCGCGGCCAACGCCAAGCCCAACGCCCACCCCGAAGCCGCGTCCGCAGGTGAAGCGTGTGGATTGCACGATTCCCTTCACGGTCAACGCGCAGGGCGAGCGAACGTATCGTCGCGAGTGTCTGGGGCGCTGA
- a CDS encoding HlyC/CorC family transporter, with translation MSNVGLYLLVLIALTLVNAFFSASEIAILSVRKTRLRELGEAGEGAALVALQLREDPERFLATVQVGITVVGATAGAFGGLVLDEPFAAFLRAHGLGVVAAERVAFALVVSLVSVLSVVVGELVPKSLALRSAETVALLVSRPLYLLSRLAAPIVWALTKLSNLVLRPFRDQTNFTEARVTVEELHLMVGEAAAAGTVDKETGEIATRAIELGNLRAYSVMVPRREVVWLAADASREHVERTLRDTPHARYPITGPDHEVQGYVLAREIYAQLLEGKLDLAVLVRDCPTFSSETSAVAILRTLQGARTEIGLIVDEGGFPVGLVSIETLAEELFGEIVAEHEKHSTSIMPTPAAPSVDAPPKRSFLVRGETPLHEVNRELDLDLPIDANASTLGGLVLAICGRFPERGHSLTLPGGVAAQVVETSPRRVLLVRLEVDAR, from the coding sequence TTGAGCAACGTGGGCCTCTACCTCCTTGTGCTCATCGCCCTGACGTTGGTTAACGCCTTCTTTTCCGCGTCAGAGATCGCGATCCTCTCGGTTCGCAAGACTCGCCTTCGCGAGCTAGGCGAAGCCGGCGAGGGCGCGGCGTTGGTGGCGCTTCAGCTCCGCGAAGATCCGGAGCGGTTCCTTGCGACGGTGCAAGTCGGCATCACCGTCGTGGGGGCGACAGCGGGCGCGTTCGGCGGCTTGGTCCTCGACGAACCTTTCGCGGCGTTTCTGCGCGCGCACGGCCTGGGCGTCGTCGCCGCCGAGCGCGTGGCCTTTGCGCTCGTCGTTTCCTTGGTCTCGGTCCTCTCGGTGGTCGTCGGTGAGCTTGTGCCGAAGTCGCTCGCCCTTCGCTCCGCGGAGACCGTTGCGCTGCTTGTGAGTCGACCGCTTTACCTTCTATCCCGGCTCGCCGCGCCGATCGTCTGGGCTCTGACGAAGCTCTCGAACCTCGTGCTCCGCCCGTTTCGCGATCAAACCAACTTCACGGAGGCGCGCGTCACGGTGGAGGAGCTCCACCTGATGGTGGGTGAGGCGGCGGCGGCCGGCACTGTCGATAAGGAGACTGGCGAAATCGCGACGCGGGCCATCGAGCTCGGGAACCTCCGCGCCTATTCGGTCATGGTGCCGCGCCGCGAGGTCGTGTGGCTCGCCGCCGACGCGTCGCGTGAGCACGTGGAACGAACGCTGCGCGACACACCCCACGCGCGCTACCCGATCACCGGGCCTGATCACGAGGTGCAGGGGTATGTCTTGGCGCGGGAGATCTACGCGCAGCTCCTTGAAGGAAAACTCGACCTCGCCGTGCTCGTCCGCGATTGCCCGACGTTTTCGTCGGAGACCTCCGCCGTCGCCATCTTGCGCACGCTGCAGGGCGCTCGCACCGAGATCGGCCTCATCGTCGACGAAGGCGGCTTTCCCGTGGGCCTCGTGTCGATCGAGACGCTGGCCGAAGAGCTCTTCGGTGAGATCGTGGCGGAGCACGAGAAGCACTCGACGAGCATCATGCCGACGCCGGCCGCGCCATCCGTCGACGCGCCTCCCAAGCGATCGTTCTTGGTGCGCGGAGAAACGCCCCTTCACGAGGTGAACCGAGAGCTGGACCTCGACCTTCCCATCGACGCCAACGCGTCAACGCTGGGGGGGCTCGTGCTCGCCATCTGCGGCCGCTTCCCCGAGCGCGGGCATTCGCTGACGCTGCCGGGTGGCGTCGCTGCGCAGGTCGTCGAGACCTCGCCGCGGCGCGTGCTCCTGGTTCGCCTCGAGGTTGACGCGCGCTGA
- a CDS encoding serine/threonine protein kinase has protein sequence MRTREDLAKDAAQHVGTTFAGKWHIDALLGIGASAAVFAATHRNKSRVAIKLMHRHLASDPRRKEAFLREAYVANSVEHPAVVRIFDDGIEGGQPFFVAELLSGVTLADAQREAGGRLPWTDVVRAMETLLDVLAVAHGAGVLHRDIKPSNLFREAKGAVRVLDFGLASLAPEDADHADLSEGGPSEGGDEEQGPVGTPGYMAPEQASARTDLIDARSDLWSVGATALFLLTGRFVHDAQTTQELMARIATQPARAARDVAPELPPAVAAWLDRALKFSRVERFQSAEEMRSALSAIERGLAETSTKVTVARAAGEGPTAQPRPSSWALWLPVLLVAPVAWFLATRAPVPAPASSVDAGPPAPASVSAVPVVSSVPPAPPPAASQDAAPSKVIVRSPLRVAPSAVAPLPSASAVDPLDRRM, from the coding sequence ATGCGCACTCGCGAGGATCTCGCCAAAGACGCCGCCCAACACGTCGGCACCACGTTCGCGGGCAAGTGGCACATCGACGCGCTCTTGGGCATCGGGGCCTCGGCCGCCGTCTTCGCCGCAACCCACCGCAACAAGAGCCGCGTGGCCATCAAGCTGATGCACCGGCACCTCGCCTCCGACCCGCGGCGCAAGGAGGCGTTCCTGCGCGAGGCCTACGTCGCCAACAGCGTCGAGCACCCGGCCGTCGTACGGATCTTCGACGACGGCATCGAAGGCGGACAGCCCTTCTTCGTCGCCGAGCTGCTCTCGGGAGTGACCTTGGCGGACGCGCAACGCGAAGCCGGCGGCAGGCTCCCGTGGACAGACGTCGTGCGCGCCATGGAGACGCTCCTCGACGTCCTCGCCGTCGCTCACGGAGCGGGGGTCTTGCATCGTGACATCAAGCCCTCGAACCTCTTTCGCGAGGCGAAGGGGGCCGTTCGCGTGCTCGACTTCGGGCTCGCGTCGCTGGCCCCGGAAGACGCCGACCACGCCGACCTCTCAGAAGGGGGACCCTCAGAAGGGGGAGACGAGGAGCAAGGTCCCGTCGGAACGCCTGGCTACATGGCGCCGGAGCAAGCGTCGGCGCGCACCGACCTCATCGACGCGCGCAGCGATCTGTGGTCCGTCGGCGCGACGGCGCTCTTTCTGCTCACCGGCCGCTTCGTGCACGACGCGCAGACGACGCAAGAACTCATGGCGCGCATCGCCACGCAGCCGGCGAGGGCGGCTCGCGACGTGGCCCCGGAACTCCCCCCAGCCGTGGCCGCCTGGCTCGATCGAGCGCTCAAGTTCTCGCGCGTCGAGCGCTTTCAATCGGCGGAGGAGATGCGCTCGGCGCTCAGCGCCATCGAACGTGGGCTCGCGGAGACGTCGACGAAGGTCACCGTCGCGCGTGCCGCGGGCGAAGGTCCCACTGCGCAACCTCGCCCGTCATCGTGGGCCTTGTGGCTCCCCGTCCTGCTCGTCGCGCCGGTCGCCTGGTTTCTTGCGACGCGTGCGCCTGTGCCAGCACCGGCGTCTTCCGTCGATGCCGGGCCGCCGGCGCCGGCCAGTGTGAGCGCGGTGCCGGTCGTTTCGAGCGTCCCGCCGGCGCCGCCGCCGGCCGCATCGCAAGACGCTGCGCCCAGCAAGGTGATCGTGCGGTCGCCGCTGCGCGTCGCCCCGTCCGCCGTGGCGCCGCTGCCGTCGGCGAGCGCCGTGGATCCGCTCGACCGACGGATGTGA
- a CDS encoding sigma 54-dependent Fis family transcriptional regulator produces the protein MEDVRTLLRTAATTLPDGTFLVEVAEGPDVGSAIELDGASPARLLVGTSATADLRLTDASVSRRHVSLEIVGNRLEVRDLGSTNGTFVDHVRVGQAWLSGGETLRVGGTALRVTHRAAGSGAMVPEGEHFGRVWGQSRAMRRIYPLAQKLAASFVPVLIEGETGTGKEVLAESLHEQGPLAAGPFVVFDCTAVPPNLVESELFGHERGAFTGAVTSRKGVFEQAHGGTLLIDEIGDLDLNLQPKLLRAIERGEVRRVGGDKWIHFEARILCATRRDLDREIQAGRFRDDLFHRLAVGRIELPPLRERAGDVRFLAPRIWTALGGVGTPSPRLVARWEEHAWPGNLRELRNAVARALALGEDSVTEDAAAALPHDAYASGASASGAPSEGDGDFLEAVINEDLPFAAARAKINLELERRYVERALTAHNGNVSRAADASGLARRHFQRLKARRAK, from the coding sequence GTGGAAGATGTGAGAACGCTGCTTCGCACGGCCGCCACGACGCTCCCCGACGGCACGTTCCTTGTAGAAGTCGCCGAGGGGCCCGACGTGGGGAGCGCCATCGAGCTCGACGGAGCGAGCCCGGCGCGCCTCCTCGTGGGCACGTCGGCGACGGCCGATCTGAGGCTCACCGACGCCAGCGTCTCGCGGCGGCACGTGTCGCTGGAGATCGTCGGCAACCGGCTCGAGGTGCGCGACCTGGGGTCGACTAACGGCACCTTCGTGGATCACGTGCGCGTCGGCCAGGCTTGGCTCTCGGGCGGCGAGACCTTGCGCGTCGGAGGCACCGCGCTCCGCGTCACGCACAGGGCCGCGGGGTCCGGAGCCATGGTGCCCGAGGGCGAGCACTTCGGCCGCGTGTGGGGCCAGAGCCGCGCCATGCGCCGCATCTATCCCTTGGCGCAGAAGCTCGCTGCGAGCTTCGTGCCGGTCCTCATCGAAGGCGAGACGGGCACCGGCAAAGAGGTCCTCGCCGAATCACTGCACGAGCAAGGTCCGCTCGCAGCGGGGCCCTTCGTGGTCTTCGACTGCACGGCGGTGCCGCCCAACCTCGTCGAGTCGGAGCTCTTTGGTCACGAGCGCGGCGCCTTCACGGGGGCGGTCACGTCGCGCAAGGGCGTCTTCGAACAAGCGCACGGGGGCACGCTCCTCATCGACGAGATCGGCGATCTCGACCTCAACCTTCAGCCCAAGCTCCTCCGCGCCATCGAGCGGGGCGAGGTGCGACGCGTCGGCGGCGACAAGTGGATCCACTTCGAGGCGCGGATCCTCTGCGCGACGCGGCGCGATCTCGATCGCGAAATCCAGGCAGGGAGGTTTCGCGACGACCTCTTTCACCGGCTCGCCGTCGGACGCATCGAGCTGCCGCCTTTGCGCGAGCGCGCCGGCGACGTTCGCTTCCTCGCGCCGCGCATCTGGACCGCGCTCGGTGGCGTGGGCACGCCTTCCCCACGCCTCGTCGCGCGCTGGGAAGAGCACGCGTGGCCGGGGAACCTAAGGGAGCTCCGAAACGCCGTGGCGCGAGCCCTCGCGTTGGGCGAAGACTCCGTGACGGAGGACGCGGCGGCCGCGCTGCCGCATGACGCCTACGCGTCGGGCGCGAGCGCGAGCGGCGCACCGAGCGAGGGCGACGGCGACTTCCTCGAAGCGGTGATCAACGAGGACCTCCCCTTCGCCGCGGCGCGCGCGAAGATCAACCTCGAGCTCGAACGACGTTACGTCGAGCGCGCGCTCACGGCGCACAACGGCAATGTCTCGCGCGCCGCCGACGCCTCGGGCCTCGCGCGCAGGCACTTTCAACGGCTCAAGGCGCGACGGGCGAAGTAG
- a CDS encoding sigma 54-interacting transcriptional regulator yields MDGSPRLVFFDGTGTPQTCPLDAEVITVGSGSDVNLRIADPELASIHCSIQRDGTTYLLVRHALPLAVNGHRPRTHLLQHGDLMIAGRTALWFQRSGAPLTTTTTSASKTPGDASSATIVDLCHRLVALAKATTAPAEASVDEPATARASELATQLLDDALALTQTTSGTLLAFTEEGDASSFASTTRGDLSEEEALYSRTLLRRLRDGGEPIFVADTRIDPDLMSQASVLGGAGRTVFAAPVRAGERIRGALYLSRRADAPRASNGDDARLVEVATLYAELAASLMQTARERASLETRLDQLGDSPRGEATRILGGAAPTRELVARVRKVAAATVPVLLLGETGTGKEVVAHEIHRLSARASGPFVAVHCGAIAPDLLASELFGHKRGAFTQAVRDRPGFFRSADGGTLFLDEIGDMPLAQQVALLRVLQEGRVTPVGDEASVAVDVRIVCATNRALEEAVAQKAFRQDLYFRIAGVTLTLPPLRERGGDVIELAAHFLRRERRAANRPELTFTDGALAAMRKARWDGNVRELEATVRRAVVMAEGSSLTEVDLGFGVVPDASFVRPLALARDEYLKEYVREVVARFGGNRTAAAEALLVTPRTVFRYLEEL; encoded by the coding sequence ATGGACGGCTCTCCCCGTCTCGTGTTCTTCGACGGCACGGGCACTCCCCAAACGTGTCCCCTCGACGCCGAGGTGATCACCGTCGGAAGTGGCAGCGACGTGAACCTCCGGATCGCCGATCCGGAGCTGGCGAGCATTCACTGCTCCATTCAGCGCGACGGAACGACCTACCTGCTCGTGCGCCACGCGTTGCCGCTCGCGGTCAACGGCCACCGGCCCCGGACGCACCTGTTGCAACACGGCGATCTAATGATCGCGGGCCGCACGGCCTTGTGGTTCCAACGGAGCGGCGCGCCCCTGACGACAACGACGACGAGCGCGTCCAAGACGCCGGGCGACGCGTCCTCGGCGACGATCGTCGATTTGTGCCACCGCCTGGTCGCTCTGGCAAAGGCCACGACGGCTCCGGCGGAAGCGTCGGTCGACGAGCCCGCGACGGCTCGCGCCAGCGAGCTTGCGACGCAGCTCCTCGACGACGCGCTCGCGCTCACGCAAACGACCTCCGGGACCCTGCTGGCGTTCACGGAAGAAGGCGACGCTTCGAGCTTTGCGTCGACGACTCGGGGCGATCTCTCGGAAGAAGAGGCGCTCTACAGCCGAACGCTACTCCGACGACTCCGCGACGGAGGCGAGCCGATCTTCGTCGCCGACACGCGCATCGACCCCGACTTGATGTCGCAGGCGAGCGTCCTCGGCGGCGCCGGGCGCACGGTCTTCGCGGCACCGGTCCGCGCCGGCGAGCGCATCCGCGGTGCCCTCTATCTGAGCCGGCGAGCCGACGCGCCGCGTGCCTCAAACGGCGACGACGCGCGCCTCGTCGAGGTCGCCACGCTTTACGCCGAGCTCGCCGCTTCGCTCATGCAAACGGCGCGGGAGCGCGCCTCGCTCGAGACGCGGCTCGACCAACTAGGCGACTCGCCGCGCGGCGAAGCGACGCGCATCCTCGGCGGTGCCGCGCCGACGCGCGAACTTGTGGCACGTGTCCGCAAGGTGGCGGCGGCGACGGTGCCGGTGCTCCTCCTCGGCGAGACCGGCACTGGCAAAGAGGTCGTGGCCCACGAGATCCATCGGCTCAGCGCGCGCGCCAGCGGCCCCTTCGTGGCGGTTCACTGCGGCGCCATCGCGCCAGACCTCCTCGCAAGCGAGCTCTTCGGGCACAAGCGCGGCGCGTTCACGCAGGCGGTCCGCGATCGCCCCGGCTTCTTTCGCTCCGCCGACGGCGGAACGCTCTTCCTCGACGAGATCGGCGACATGCCGCTCGCGCAACAAGTCGCACTCTTGCGCGTCCTCCAGGAAGGCCGCGTCACGCCTGTGGGCGACGAGGCGAGCGTCGCCGTCGACGTGCGCATCGTGTGCGCGACGAACCGAGCGCTCGAAGAAGCGGTCGCGCAGAAGGCCTTCCGCCAAGACCTGTATTTTCGCATCGCCGGCGTGACGCTGACGTTGCCGCCGCTCCGTGAGCGGGGCGGCGACGTCATCGAGCTCGCGGCCCATTTCCTGCGGCGCGAGCGGCGAGCCGCGAACCGGCCAGAGCTCACGTTCACCGATGGGGCGCTCGCGGCCATGCGCAAGGCGCGATGGGACGGCAACGTGAGGGAGCTCGAAGCCACGGTGCGACGCGCGGTCGTGATGGCGGAGGGGTCGTCGCTCACGGAGGTCGACCTGGGCTTCGGTGTCGTGCCCGACGCGAGCTTCGTGCGCCCGTTGGCGTTGGCCCGCGACGAGTACCTTAAGGAGTACGTGCGAGAGGTCGTCGCGCGCTTCGGCGGCAACCGCACCGCTGCCGCCGAGGCCCTCCTCGTGACGCCACGCACGGTGTTTCGTTACCTCGAAGAGCTCTGA
- a CDS encoding PQQ-binding-like beta-propeller repeat protein produces the protein MRRRRRWAILTCVKPWRARIAPVVCVATLAACEGLIGADFNRVAREEESPDDANASDASAASDRADDAPPADARSKDAGGDAQVSLPECGDRGGLDVTASWPMPGFCPTRPNRSAAPSLAAPKLRRRVALAPTTGSSTFTWFASSVAVDGAGVAYGLVTELADSSLRNYVVAIGGTKELWRTDVSGSPAYVVPEVGAPVLAAGGPIYVAAGNALVALSRGGVVNWTKQLGTAVGAPLILGDGTVVVTAGASVRAFASDGSDAWTFALDGSAAFFHGAVTATATGSLVVVQGAALGSTDARLVSFNPGGTFNWTKPLASKPSTVPAVDGQGQIVVRSLTGLSVFTSTGTVVATKGAGSGNAGALFPALTTTGAWFGDGFDLLFLDASNGATTATPLSGRRGGLIATGDGDLVFAHVKTPDARVVSLAPDGAERWAVPIDLSSADLQAPALGADGSVYVPFADTLYVLGP, from the coding sequence TTGCGACGACGACGCCGCTGGGCCATTCTCACTTGTGTGAAGCCCTGGCGCGCCCGCATCGCTCCCGTCGTGTGCGTCGCGACGCTCGCGGCGTGCGAAGGCCTCATCGGCGCAGACTTCAACCGCGTCGCGCGCGAGGAGGAATCCCCCGACGACGCTAACGCCTCCGATGCGAGCGCCGCCTCCGACAGAGCAGACGATGCGCCGCCGGCGGACGCGCGCAGCAAGGACGCGGGCGGCGACGCGCAGGTATCGCTACCCGAGTGCGGCGATCGCGGCGGCCTCGACGTCACCGCGTCGTGGCCCATGCCGGGGTTTTGCCCGACGCGCCCCAACCGCTCGGCAGCACCCTCGCTGGCGGCGCCGAAACTTCGACGCCGCGTCGCGCTCGCACCCACGACCGGGTCGTCGACGTTCACGTGGTTCGCGAGCAGCGTGGCCGTCGACGGCGCGGGCGTCGCGTACGGGCTCGTGACCGAGCTGGCCGACAGCTCGCTGCGCAACTACGTCGTCGCCATCGGCGGCACCAAAGAGCTTTGGCGCACCGACGTGAGCGGCTCGCCGGCCTACGTGGTCCCCGAGGTCGGCGCACCGGTCCTCGCGGCCGGCGGCCCTATCTATGTGGCGGCGGGCAACGCGCTGGTCGCGCTTTCGCGCGGCGGCGTCGTCAATTGGACCAAACAGCTGGGCACGGCGGTGGGCGCGCCCTTGATCTTGGGCGACGGCACCGTGGTGGTCACGGCTGGCGCCTCCGTTCGCGCGTTTGCCTCCGACGGCAGCGACGCGTGGACCTTCGCGTTGGACGGGAGCGCTGCGTTCTTTCATGGCGCCGTCACCGCGACGGCGACGGGCTCGCTCGTGGTCGTGCAAGGGGCCGCCCTCGGGAGCACCGACGCGCGGCTGGTTTCGTTCAACCCCGGCGGCACGTTCAATTGGACGAAGCCGCTCGCGTCGAAGCCCTCGACGGTGCCGGCCGTCGACGGCCAGGGGCAGATCGTGGTGCGCAGCCTGACGGGCCTCTCCGTGTTCACCTCCACCGGTACCGTCGTCGCCACGAAGGGCGCCGGCAGCGGAAATGCGGGAGCGCTCTTTCCTGCGCTGACAACCACGGGCGCGTGGTTCGGCGACGGCTTCGACCTGCTCTTCCTCGACGCGTCGAACGGAGCCACCACCGCCACGCCGCTCTCTGGCCGCCGCGGCGGCCTCATCGCGACCGGCGACGGTGATCTCGTGTTCGCGCACGTCAAGACGCCTGACGCGCGCGTCGTGTCGCTGGCCCCTGACGGCGCAGAGCGTTGGGCCGTTCCCATTGATTTGAGCAGCGCCGATCTCCAGGCACCGGCGCTCGGCGCCGACGGGAGCGTCTACGTTCCCTTCGCCGATACGCTCTATGTGCTCGGCCCGTAG